The following are from one region of the Halomonas qaidamensis genome:
- the purU gene encoding formyltetrahydrofolate deformylase, with the protein MSHYYRLVVSCPDQVGIVARVSSFIAQQGGSITEASQHSDLETGRFFMRYEILADSLGMSAEALRSAFEPVAEAFHMQWSLVDTQKRRRVVLMVSRESHCLVDLLYRWQAGELDCDIVGVISNHEDMRSLTEWYGIPYHHVPVDPDNKQAAFEQVQAQIDSARADCVVLARYMQILPPSLCSRYAGRVINIHHSFLPSFAGAKPYHQAYQRGVKLIGATCHYVTEELDAGPIIEQDIHRVSHCHTPTDLVRFGRDVEKAVLARGLRWHLEDRVLIHGNKTVVFS; encoded by the coding sequence ATGTCTCATTATTACCGTTTGGTGGTCTCTTGCCCTGATCAAGTGGGCATTGTGGCGCGTGTCTCAAGCTTTATTGCTCAGCAAGGTGGTTCTATTACTGAGGCAAGCCAGCACTCTGATCTTGAGACTGGTCGCTTTTTTATGCGTTATGAAATTCTGGCAGATTCGCTAGGTATGTCAGCAGAGGCGCTGCGTAGTGCGTTTGAGCCAGTGGCAGAGGCCTTTCACATGCAGTGGTCGCTGGTTGATACTCAAAAACGCAGGCGTGTGGTGTTAATGGTGTCGCGTGAGTCTCACTGCCTAGTTGATTTACTGTACCGTTGGCAGGCTGGTGAACTTGACTGTGATATCGTTGGGGTAATTTCAAACCACGAGGATATGCGATCTCTTACTGAATGGTATGGCATTCCATACCATCATGTGCCCGTTGATCCTGATAACAAGCAGGCTGCTTTCGAGCAAGTTCAAGCGCAGATTGATAGTGCCCGGGCTGACTGTGTGGTGCTGGCGCGTTATATGCAGATTTTGCCGCCTTCTCTCTGCTCACGATACGCAGGTCGAGTGATTAATATTCACCACAGTTTTTTACCCTCTTTTGCCGGTGCTAAGCCCTATCATCAAGCTTATCAGCGAGGAGTTAAGCTGATTGGGGCCACCTGTCACTATGTTACCGAAGAGTTGGATGCTGGGCCGATTATTGAGCAGGATATTCATCGGGTAAGTCACTGTCATACGCCAACAGATCTCGTGCGTTTTGGGCGCGATGTTGAAAAAGCCGTGTTGGCTCGCGGTTTGCGGTGGCACTTAGAAGATCGAGTGCTCATCCATGGTAATAAAACGGTGGTTTTTAGTTAA